The Bacteroidales bacterium nucleotide sequence GTAACTTTCCCCGATGGGAATGTTCTGCTCGTTGATGAAAAGCCGGTTCTTTCCTATGACATCAATCTTATCGATCGCAACCACATAGGACTTATGGATGCGGATGAAGTTCTCCTGAGGGAGCACTGTGCTGATGTGGTTGAAGCTTTGAATGGTATAGAGCGTTTCGTCGCGGGTTTTTATGACCAGGTAATTGTTCATGCCTTTGATGTAATAGATGTCGTCAAAGGATAATTTTTGCATCCGGTATTTGGTCTTGATAAAAATAAAATCTTTGTTTTTTTGACCTGATTTTTGATTGGCTGAGCCTTCATCGGGATAGGAACGTGGCTGCAGCCGGAATACCTTGTCCACAGCTTTGACGAATCTTTTGAAGGAGATGGGTTTTTGCAGATAATCTGCTGCCTGCAGCTCAAAGGCTTTCAGGGCATAGTGATCATATGCCGTAGTAAAGATAAAATGAGGCTTGACGTTCAGCGATTCAACCAGATCCACACCCGTCATCTCATTCATCTCAATGTCGAGAAAAACCAGGTCCACCTCATGGGTTTGCAGATAGTTTAATGCTTCAAACGCATTGGTGAAGGACTGCTTTAATTCTAAAGACTCCACGC carries:
- a CDS encoding response regulator transcription factor yields the protein MKKLNCIAIDDEPLSLKQMTNYIDRVESLELKQSFTNAFEALNYLQTHEVDLVFLDIEMNEMTGVDLVESLNVKPHFIFTTAYDHYALKAFELQAADYLQKPISFKRFVKAVDKVFRLQPRSYPDEGSANQKSGQKNKDFIFIKTKYRMQKLSFDDIYYIKGMNNYLVIKTRDETLYTIQSFNHISTVLPQENFIRIHKSYVVAIDKIDVIGKNRLFINEQNIPIGESY